In the Paramisgurnus dabryanus chromosome 5, PD_genome_1.1, whole genome shotgun sequence genome, one interval contains:
- the znf618 gene encoding zinc finger protein 618 isoform X1, producing the protein MSCQEVPNPGQEPKESAVASTESGNTQAVPTTSPKPQSVAVKTEVASPGDSVASNGKASDGNMPAEICVVLGNSRNSQTQGSYVCGVCGKKYKYYNCFQTHVRAHTESEGATSGEGASIGINSSFRYTCDVCGKKYKYYSCFQEHRDLHAVDDPYDHVIPVEDLKEEPESFQKMGPKTGSYTCEFCGKQYKYFNPYQEHVALHTPMKGPFSLKLEGKLSSPPAQSSRADINNSQNSSDTANSRAYSSLPSPQKTYTCGACGIQFQFYNNLLEHMQSHAADNENHVKGESPKPSQASAVTQEQVWKSPPPAQPRNHVPSFQNRLFPEKERQQVAERLLRVMCVDLGLLGVLSSKDFLKLAQTLVDTGSRNGAYSIREALGDMSSLALKQLPRMYNQVKVKVTCALGSNSSQGIAVTCHSQTIGSDCCYLLTAYQVEGVRLKRYVLGLKEASLREGPEQIHHWVQNVLSEFVMSEIRTVYVTEPRLSSLAFCGRSGLSLRCACCSLSATVQAVLGRRSLQARGLHELGELLATCRDIAASTSFSHEGKAAEEPFAPPCWDPIAEALLKVHENFEATCEAYGRSKSTVPLLQGLNKHLLGTLACLLAPLRQAALELGMERCPTLQLVFPVYLRLEKLFTSKAGEAGAGSKLCHYFLEALKENFKVERVHQVAMILDPQMKLRPVPAYQHEDIISRVCDMAANMREAGSGGSGGAAVDERDADGPLAPKRGRVDCGLERASCSPEEPQVRKELFQYLGEPLFNGTGDLLQYWGSVMDRYPRLSKLALWLLAVPAVAVHGECVNICEQALAMKRKQQVNAEEMNKLVFLKSNFA; encoded by the exons ATGAGCTGTCAGGAGGTTCCCAACCCCGGTCAGGAGCCGAAGGAGTCGGCCGTGGCCTCCACAGAGTCGGGGAACACGCAGGCGGTACCCACAACCTCTCCGAAACCTCAGTCGGTGGCAGTGAAGACAGAGGTGGCGTCACCCGGAGATTCCGTGGCCAGCAACGGCAAAGCGAGTGACGGCAACATGCCGGCTGAGATCTGTGTGGTTTTAGGGAACTCGCGCAACTCTCAAACGCAAG GTTCTTACGTTTGCGGAGTATGTGGGAAAAAATACAAGTACTATAACTGCTTTCAGACACACGTCCGAGCCCACACAG AGTCAGAAGGTGCCACCTCAGGTGAAGGAGCATCAATAGGAATCAATA GTTCTTTCCGCTATACGTGTGACGTTTGTGGGAAAAAATACAAGTATTACAGCTGTTTTCAGGAGCACAGAGACCTCCACGCAGTTGATG ATCCATATGATCATGTGATTCCTGTGGAAGATCTGAAAGAGGAACCGGAATCATTCCAAAAAATGGGACCAA AAACCGGAAGTTACACGTGCGAGTTTTGtggaaaacaatataaatactTCAACCCGTACCAGGAACATGTGGCTCTTCACACTCCTATGA AAGGACCTTTTAGCCTTAAATTGGAAGGGAAGTTATCCAGCCCGCCTGCTCAGTCCAGTCGTGCAGACATCAACAATTCTCAGAACTCCAGTG ATACTGCAAACAGCCGGGCCTACAGTTCGCTACCCAGTCCTCAGA AAACCTACACGTGTGGAGCCTGTGGGATTCAGTTCCAGTTCTACAACAACCTGCTGGAGCACATGCAGTCCCACGCTG CCGATAATGAGAACCACGTCAAAGGAGAGTCTCCTAAACCCTCCCAGGCCTCTGCAGTCACACAGGAGCAGGTGTGGAAATCTCCTCCGCCGGCACAGCCCAGGAATCACGTCCCTTCATTCC AAAACCGATTATTCCCAGAAAAAGAGAGGCAACAGGTGGCAGAACGTTTGCTGAGAGTGATGTGCGTGGACCTTGGACTCCTTGGCGTTCTCAGCAGTAAGGACTTCCTCAAACTGGCTCAGACCCTGGTGGACACAGGATCACGTAACGGTGCCTACTCCATCCGTGAGGCCTTGGGAGATATGAGCTCACTGGCTCTCAAGCAGCTTCCCCGTATGTACAATCAGGTCAAAGTGAAAGTCACCTGTGCCCTTGGTTCCAACTCTTCCCAGGGCATCGCCGTAACCTGTCATTCACAGACTATAGGATCCGACTGCTGCTATTTGCTAACGGCGTATCAAGTAGAGGGCGTACGACTCAAACGCTATGTGCTGGGATTGAAAGAGGCCTCTCTGCGCGAAGGTCCCGAGCAGATCCATCACTGGGTCCAGAATGTTCTGTCGGAGTTCGTCATGTCGGAAATCCGCACGGTGTACGTGACGGAACCACGCTTGTCTTCGTTAGCCTTTTGCGGTCGCAGCGGACTGAGTCTCCGTTGCGCGTGTTGCTCTCTGAGCGCCACGGTTCAGGCCGTTCTCGGCCGCCGCAGCTTGCAGGCGCGTGGGCTCCACGAACTAGGCGAGCTTCTGGCCACGTGCCGCGACATCGCCGCATCAACCAGTTTCAGTCACGAAGGGAAAGCCGCAGAGGAACCGTTCGCTCCACCCTGCTGGGATCCGATTGCAGAGGCGCTGCTCAAGGTTCACGAGAACTTTGAGGCCACCTGCGAAGCGTACGGGCGTTCCAAGAGCACAGTGCCACTCCTGCAGGGACTCAACAAGCACCTCCTCGGCACGCTCGCTTGTTTGCTTGCACCGTTAAGACAGGCAGCGTTGGAGCTCGGCATGGAACGCTGCCCCACGCTGCAGCTCGTATTCCCCGTCTACCTCCGTCTCGAAAAACTTTTCACCTCCAAAGCTGGCGAGGCCGGTGCCGGCAGTAAGCTGTGCCACTACTTCCTCGAGGCCCTGAAGGAGAACTTCAAAGTAGAGCGCGTCCATCAAGTCGCAATGATCCTGGACCCTCAAATGAAGCTTCGCCCAGTCCCGGCCTATCAGCACGAGGACATCATCTCGCGAGTGTGCGACATGGCTGCTAACATGAGAGAAGCGGGAAGCGGCGGATCCGGAGGGGCAGCCGTGGACGAGCGGGATGCAGACGGACCTTTGGCGCCCAAGCGCGGCCGTGTGGATTGTGGATTAGAGAGGGCGTCGTGCAGCCCCGAGGAGCCTCAGGTACGAAAAGAACTGTTCCAGTATCTCGGTGAACCACTGTTTAATGGCACAGGTGACCTGTTACAGTACTGGGGTTCGGTGATGGACAGGTACCCCAGACTGTCGAAGTTGGCGTTGTGGTTGCTGGCCGTACCCGCTGTAGCTGTGCACGGAGAATGCGTGAACATCTGCGAGCAAGCTTTAGCCATGAAGAGAAAGCAGCAGGTCAATGCGGAGGAGATGAATAAACTGGTCTTCCTCAAGAGCAATTTTGCTTGA
- the znf618 gene encoding zinc finger protein 618 isoform X2, producing the protein MSCQEVPNPGQEPKESAVASTESGNTQAVPTTSPKPQSVAVKTEVASPGDSVASNGKASDGNMPAEICVVLGNSRNSQTQGSYVCGVCGKKYKYYNCFQTHVRAHTESEGATSGEGASIGINSSFRYTCDVCGKKYKYYSCFQEHRDLHAVDDPYDHVIPVEDLKEEPESFQKMGPKTGSYTCEFCGKQYKYFNPYQEHVALHTPMKGPFSLKLEGKLSSPPAQSSRADINNSQNSSDTANSRAYSSLPSPQTDNENHVKGESPKPSQASAVTQEQVWKSPPPAQPRNHVPSFQNRLFPEKERQQVAERLLRVMCVDLGLLGVLSSKDFLKLAQTLVDTGSRNGAYSIREALGDMSSLALKQLPRMYNQVKVKVTCALGSNSSQGIAVTCHSQTIGSDCCYLLTAYQVEGVRLKRYVLGLKEASLREGPEQIHHWVQNVLSEFVMSEIRTVYVTEPRLSSLAFCGRSGLSLRCACCSLSATVQAVLGRRSLQARGLHELGELLATCRDIAASTSFSHEGKAAEEPFAPPCWDPIAEALLKVHENFEATCEAYGRSKSTVPLLQGLNKHLLGTLACLLAPLRQAALELGMERCPTLQLVFPVYLRLEKLFTSKAGEAGAGSKLCHYFLEALKENFKVERVHQVAMILDPQMKLRPVPAYQHEDIISRVCDMAANMREAGSGGSGGAAVDERDADGPLAPKRGRVDCGLERASCSPEEPQVRKELFQYLGEPLFNGTGDLLQYWGSVMDRYPRLSKLALWLLAVPAVAVHGECVNICEQALAMKRKQQVNAEEMNKLVFLKSNFA; encoded by the exons ATGAGCTGTCAGGAGGTTCCCAACCCCGGTCAGGAGCCGAAGGAGTCGGCCGTGGCCTCCACAGAGTCGGGGAACACGCAGGCGGTACCCACAACCTCTCCGAAACCTCAGTCGGTGGCAGTGAAGACAGAGGTGGCGTCACCCGGAGATTCCGTGGCCAGCAACGGCAAAGCGAGTGACGGCAACATGCCGGCTGAGATCTGTGTGGTTTTAGGGAACTCGCGCAACTCTCAAACGCAAG GTTCTTACGTTTGCGGAGTATGTGGGAAAAAATACAAGTACTATAACTGCTTTCAGACACACGTCCGAGCCCACACAG AGTCAGAAGGTGCCACCTCAGGTGAAGGAGCATCAATAGGAATCAATA GTTCTTTCCGCTATACGTGTGACGTTTGTGGGAAAAAATACAAGTATTACAGCTGTTTTCAGGAGCACAGAGACCTCCACGCAGTTGATG ATCCATATGATCATGTGATTCCTGTGGAAGATCTGAAAGAGGAACCGGAATCATTCCAAAAAATGGGACCAA AAACCGGAAGTTACACGTGCGAGTTTTGtggaaaacaatataaatactTCAACCCGTACCAGGAACATGTGGCTCTTCACACTCCTATGA AAGGACCTTTTAGCCTTAAATTGGAAGGGAAGTTATCCAGCCCGCCTGCTCAGTCCAGTCGTGCAGACATCAACAATTCTCAGAACTCCAGTG ATACTGCAAACAGCCGGGCCTACAGTTCGCTACCCAGTCCTCAGA CCGATAATGAGAACCACGTCAAAGGAGAGTCTCCTAAACCCTCCCAGGCCTCTGCAGTCACACAGGAGCAGGTGTGGAAATCTCCTCCGCCGGCACAGCCCAGGAATCACGTCCCTTCATTCC AAAACCGATTATTCCCAGAAAAAGAGAGGCAACAGGTGGCAGAACGTTTGCTGAGAGTGATGTGCGTGGACCTTGGACTCCTTGGCGTTCTCAGCAGTAAGGACTTCCTCAAACTGGCTCAGACCCTGGTGGACACAGGATCACGTAACGGTGCCTACTCCATCCGTGAGGCCTTGGGAGATATGAGCTCACTGGCTCTCAAGCAGCTTCCCCGTATGTACAATCAGGTCAAAGTGAAAGTCACCTGTGCCCTTGGTTCCAACTCTTCCCAGGGCATCGCCGTAACCTGTCATTCACAGACTATAGGATCCGACTGCTGCTATTTGCTAACGGCGTATCAAGTAGAGGGCGTACGACTCAAACGCTATGTGCTGGGATTGAAAGAGGCCTCTCTGCGCGAAGGTCCCGAGCAGATCCATCACTGGGTCCAGAATGTTCTGTCGGAGTTCGTCATGTCGGAAATCCGCACGGTGTACGTGACGGAACCACGCTTGTCTTCGTTAGCCTTTTGCGGTCGCAGCGGACTGAGTCTCCGTTGCGCGTGTTGCTCTCTGAGCGCCACGGTTCAGGCCGTTCTCGGCCGCCGCAGCTTGCAGGCGCGTGGGCTCCACGAACTAGGCGAGCTTCTGGCCACGTGCCGCGACATCGCCGCATCAACCAGTTTCAGTCACGAAGGGAAAGCCGCAGAGGAACCGTTCGCTCCACCCTGCTGGGATCCGATTGCAGAGGCGCTGCTCAAGGTTCACGAGAACTTTGAGGCCACCTGCGAAGCGTACGGGCGTTCCAAGAGCACAGTGCCACTCCTGCAGGGACTCAACAAGCACCTCCTCGGCACGCTCGCTTGTTTGCTTGCACCGTTAAGACAGGCAGCGTTGGAGCTCGGCATGGAACGCTGCCCCACGCTGCAGCTCGTATTCCCCGTCTACCTCCGTCTCGAAAAACTTTTCACCTCCAAAGCTGGCGAGGCCGGTGCCGGCAGTAAGCTGTGCCACTACTTCCTCGAGGCCCTGAAGGAGAACTTCAAAGTAGAGCGCGTCCATCAAGTCGCAATGATCCTGGACCCTCAAATGAAGCTTCGCCCAGTCCCGGCCTATCAGCACGAGGACATCATCTCGCGAGTGTGCGACATGGCTGCTAACATGAGAGAAGCGGGAAGCGGCGGATCCGGAGGGGCAGCCGTGGACGAGCGGGATGCAGACGGACCTTTGGCGCCCAAGCGCGGCCGTGTGGATTGTGGATTAGAGAGGGCGTCGTGCAGCCCCGAGGAGCCTCAGGTACGAAAAGAACTGTTCCAGTATCTCGGTGAACCACTGTTTAATGGCACAGGTGACCTGTTACAGTACTGGGGTTCGGTGATGGACAGGTACCCCAGACTGTCGAAGTTGGCGTTGTGGTTGCTGGCCGTACCCGCTGTAGCTGTGCACGGAGAATGCGTGAACATCTGCGAGCAAGCTTTAGCCATGAAGAGAAAGCAGCAGGTCAATGCGGAGGAGATGAATAAACTGGTCTTCCTCAAGAGCAATTTTGCTTGA